Proteins encoded together in one Pseudomonas sp. Seg1 window:
- the hflX gene encoding ribosome rescue GTPase HflX produces the protein MFFERHGGGERVILVHLDGQDPEAREDPQEFQELANSAGAETVAFFNVPRHRPTAKFLIGSGKVEELRDLVHAEEADLVIFNHTLTPSQERNLERVFECRVIDRTGLILDIFAQRARTHEGKLQVELAQLDHMSTRLVRGWTHLERQGGGIGMRGPGETQLETDRRLLRVRLRQIKGRLEKVRSQREQSRRGRSRADIPTVSLVGYTNAGKSTLFNNVTKSDVYAADQLFATLDPTLRRLELDDLGPIVLADTVGFIRHLPHKLVEAFRSTLEESSNSDLLLHVIDAAEPDRMLQIEQVMVVLGEIGAQDLPILEVYNKLDLLEGVEPQIQRDENGRPQRVWLSARDGSGLELLEQAIAELLGSDLFVGTLRLPQRFARLRAQFFELGAVQKEEYDEEGVSLLAVRLPRSELNRLVSREGVVPTEFIEQHTLQ, from the coding sequence TTGTTCTTTGAGCGCCACGGTGGTGGTGAGCGAGTCATTCTCGTTCACTTGGATGGACAGGACCCTGAGGCGCGCGAAGATCCGCAGGAGTTTCAGGAATTGGCTAATTCGGCGGGCGCCGAGACCGTTGCGTTTTTTAACGTGCCGCGTCATCGGCCAACCGCCAAATTCCTGATTGGTAGCGGCAAGGTCGAGGAATTGCGCGACCTGGTACATGCCGAAGAAGCCGATCTGGTGATCTTCAATCACACCCTCACGCCCAGTCAGGAACGTAACCTCGAACGTGTATTCGAGTGTCGCGTGATCGACCGCACCGGTCTGATTCTCGATATTTTCGCCCAACGCGCGCGTACCCATGAAGGCAAGCTCCAGGTCGAACTGGCCCAGCTTGACCACATGAGCACCCGGCTGGTTCGTGGCTGGACCCACCTTGAGCGTCAGGGTGGTGGTATCGGCATGCGTGGTCCGGGTGAAACCCAGCTGGAAACCGACCGCCGTCTGCTGCGGGTTCGCCTGCGACAGATCAAGGGGCGGCTGGAAAAAGTGCGCAGTCAGCGCGAACAGTCGCGTCGCGGCCGTTCCCGTGCGGATATTCCTACTGTTTCCCTGGTGGGCTATACCAACGCCGGCAAATCCACACTCTTCAATAACGTGACGAAATCCGACGTGTACGCGGCCGACCAATTGTTCGCCACGCTGGATCCGACCCTGCGCCGTCTGGAACTGGACGACCTTGGGCCGATTGTCCTGGCCGACACGGTGGGGTTCATTCGCCACCTGCCGCACAAGCTGGTCGAGGCATTTCGGTCTACGCTCGAAGAGTCGAGCAACTCCGACCTCTTGTTGCACGTGATCGATGCGGCCGAACCGGATCGGATGTTGCAGATCGAGCAGGTGATGGTGGTGCTGGGCGAGATTGGGGCCCAGGACTTGCCGATACTTGAGGTATACAACAAACTCGATTTGCTTGAAGGCGTTGAGCCACAAATCCAGCGCGACGAAAACGGCAGGCCGCAACGGGTCTGGTTGTCGGCGCGTGATGGCAGTGGTCTGGAATTGCTTGAGCAAGCCATTGCCGAGTTGTTGGGCAGTGACCTGTTTGTCGGTACCTTACGGTTGCCTCAGCGTTTTGCGCGTCTGCGCGCACAGTTCTTCGAATTGGGCGCGGTGCAGAAAGAAGAATACGACGAAGAAGGTGTCAGCTTGCTGGCCGTTCGATTGCCGCGCTCGGAGCTCAATCGACTGGTCAGTCGTGAAGGCGTTGTGCCGACGGAGTTCATCGAGCAACACACTTTGCAATAA
- the hflK gene encoding FtsH protease activity modulator HflK: MAWNEPGGNSNNQDPWGGKRRNNGDRKGPPDLDEAFRKLQESLNGLFGGGKKRGGDDGGGSGRSGGGFGGLLGIGLVVLAAVWLYSAVYVVDEQEQAVVLRFGKYYETVGPGLNIYFPPIDKKYMENVTRERAYTKQGQMLTEDENIVEVPLTVQYKISNLQDFVLNVDQPEISLQHATDSALRHVVGSTAMDQVLTEGRELMASEIKERLQRFLDTYRTGITVTQVNVQSAAAPREVQEAFDDVIRAREDEQRSRNQAETYANGVVPEARGQAQRILEDANGYRDETVSRAKGEADRFTKLVAEYRKAPEVTRQRLYLDTMQEVFSNTSKVLVTGNKNGQSNLLYLPLDKMIQNSSGSNAAVTGSAAASNNTDVTPHVTDVPQSRTRETR, from the coding sequence ATGGCTTGGAATGAGCCGGGTGGCAACTCGAACAATCAGGATCCTTGGGGTGGCAAGCGCCGCAATAACGGCGACCGCAAGGGGCCACCGGATCTCGACGAGGCCTTCCGAAAGCTGCAGGAAAGCCTGAACGGGTTGTTCGGTGGTGGTAAGAAACGCGGTGGTGATGACGGCGGCGGTTCGGGCAGGAGTGGTGGCGGCTTCGGCGGTCTGCTCGGCATCGGCCTTGTTGTGCTGGCGGCTGTCTGGCTGTACAGCGCGGTCTACGTGGTGGACGAGCAGGAGCAAGCCGTGGTGCTGCGCTTCGGCAAGTACTACGAAACCGTCGGCCCCGGCCTGAACATCTACTTCCCGCCGATCGATAAAAAGTACATGGAAAACGTCACGCGTGAGCGTGCCTATACCAAACAGGGCCAGATGCTGACCGAAGACGAGAACATCGTCGAAGTACCGCTGACCGTGCAGTACAAGATCAGCAACCTGCAGGACTTCGTGCTGAACGTCGATCAGCCGGAAATCAGCCTCCAGCATGCGACCGACAGCGCCCTGCGCCACGTGGTGGGTTCGACCGCCATGGATCAGGTGCTGACCGAAGGTCGTGAGTTGATGGCCAGCGAAATCAAGGAGCGTCTGCAACGTTTCCTCGATACCTATCGCACCGGTATCACCGTCACCCAGGTCAACGTACAGAGCGCAGCAGCACCGCGTGAAGTGCAGGAAGCCTTCGATGACGTGATCCGCGCCCGTGAAGACGAACAGCGTTCGCGCAACCAGGCTGAAACCTATGCCAACGGCGTTGTGCCGGAAGCCCGTGGTCAGGCCCAGCGTATCCTCGAGGATGCCAATGGTTACCGCGACGAAACGGTCTCGCGTGCCAAGGGTGAGGCCGATCGCTTCACCAAACTGGTCGCCGAGTATCGCAAGGCGCCTGAAGTCACCCGCCAGCGTCTGTACCTGGACACCATGCAGGAGGTCTTCAGCAACACCAGCAAGGTACTCGTGACCGGCAACAAGAACGGCCAGAGCAACCTGCTTTACCTGCCGTTGGACAAAATGATCCAGAACAGTTCGGGCAGCAATGCAGCGGTCACTGGTTCTGCCGCCGCCAGCAATAACACGGACGTCACGCCGCATGTCACTGACGTGCCGCAGTCGCGTACAAGGGAGACCCGCTGA
- the hflC gene encoding protease modulator HflC: MSNKSLIALIVGVVVVLVGWNCFYIVAQTERAVLLQFGRVVQADVQPGLHVKVPYVNQVRKFDARLMTLDAPTQRFLTLEKKAVMVDAYAKWRVKDAERFYTATSGLKQIADERLSRRLESGLRDQFGKRTLHEVVSGERDALMADITASLNKMAEKELGIEVVDVRVKAIDLPKEVNRSVFERMSTEREREAREHRAKGNELAEGIRADADRQRRVLLAEAYRESEEIRGDGDAQAAAIYSKAYGQDQEFYGFYRSLRAYRESFANKSDVLVLDPSSDFFRYLEKSKP, encoded by the coding sequence ATGAGCAATAAATCGCTGATCGCCCTGATCGTTGGCGTTGTCGTGGTACTGGTGGGCTGGAACTGCTTCTACATCGTCGCTCAGACCGAGCGTGCGGTGCTGCTGCAATTCGGTCGTGTGGTGCAGGCGGATGTTCAGCCGGGCCTGCATGTGAAAGTGCCTTACGTTAACCAGGTGCGTAAATTCGACGCACGTCTGATGACGCTGGATGCACCGACACAGCGCTTCCTGACCCTGGAAAAGAAAGCCGTCATGGTTGATGCCTACGCCAAGTGGCGGGTGAAAGATGCCGAGCGCTTCTACACCGCAACTTCCGGTCTCAAGCAAATTGCTGACGAGCGTCTGTCCCGTCGTCTGGAATCCGGCCTGCGTGACCAGTTCGGCAAGCGCACCCTGCACGAAGTCGTGTCGGGTGAGCGTGATGCGCTGATGGCTGATATCACCGCTTCGCTGAACAAGATGGCGGAAAAAGAGCTGGGTATCGAAGTCGTCGATGTCCGGGTCAAGGCCATCGATCTGCCGAAAGAAGTAAACCGCAGCGTGTTCGAACGTATGAGCACCGAGCGTGAGCGTGAAGCTCGCGAGCACCGCGCCAAGGGTAACGAGCTGGCTGAAGGCATCCGTGCCGACGCTGATCGTCAACGCCGCGTACTGCTGGCTGAAGCCTATCGTGAGTCCGAAGAGATTCGCGGTGACGGTGACGCCCAGGCCGCTGCGATCTACTCCAAGGCCTACGGTCAGGATCAAGAGTTCTACGGTTTCTACCGTAGTCTGCGCGCCTACCGTGAAAGCTTCGCGAACAAATCCGACGTCCTGGTCCTCGACCCAAGCAGCGACTTCTTCCGTTATCTGGAAAAGTCCAAGCCTTGA
- a CDS encoding ATP phosphoribosyltransferase regulatory subunit, translating to MATVDRWLLPDGIEEVLPPEAARIEVARRQVLDLFQSWGYEFVVTPHIEYLESLLTGAGQDLDLRTFKVIDPQSGRQMGFRADITPQVARIDAHTLRREGPSRLCYAGSVLHAQPRALSSSRSPIQLGAELYGDASPSSDVEVISLMLAMLQLADVPDVHMDLGHVGIYRGLARAAGLSGEVEQQLFDALQRKAIDEVITLTEGLPADLSGMLRALVDLCGGREVLAAARERLANAPAPVLAALEDLLAIAERLSARFPELPLYFDLGELRGYHYHTGVVFAVFVPGVGQSIAQGGRYDDIGADFGRARPATGFSTDLKTLVTLGRADIELPSGGIWMPDSTDAALWQQVCQLRSEGQRVVQALPGQPLAAARDADCDRQLIQQNGLWQVSPLAS from the coding sequence ATGGCAACGGTAGACCGCTGGCTGCTGCCAGATGGCATCGAAGAAGTACTGCCACCAGAAGCGGCGCGCATTGAAGTTGCGCGTCGTCAGGTGTTGGATCTGTTCCAGAGCTGGGGTTACGAGTTTGTCGTGACTCCCCATATCGAGTACCTGGAATCCCTGCTGACGGGCGCGGGCCAGGACCTGGATCTGCGTACCTTCAAGGTCATCGACCCGCAGTCGGGCCGGCAGATGGGTTTCCGCGCTGACATCACGCCGCAAGTGGCGCGCATCGATGCGCACACCCTGCGTCGTGAAGGCCCGAGCCGTCTGTGCTACGCCGGCAGCGTGCTGCATGCCCAACCGCGTGCACTGTCGTCCTCGCGCAGCCCGATCCAGTTGGGCGCCGAGTTGTACGGCGATGCCAGCCCGAGCAGCGACGTTGAAGTCATCAGTCTGATGTTGGCCATGCTGCAACTGGCCGATGTGCCGGATGTGCACATGGACCTTGGTCATGTCGGCATTTACCGTGGTCTGGCGCGCGCCGCCGGCCTGTCCGGTGAAGTCGAGCAGCAGTTGTTCGATGCATTGCAACGCAAGGCCATCGACGAGGTCATTACCTTGACCGAAGGCTTGCCGGCCGATCTGTCCGGCATGCTGCGAGCGCTGGTTGATCTGTGTGGCGGTCGTGAAGTGCTGGCTGCAGCCCGCGAGCGTCTGGCCAATGCACCGGCGCCGGTGCTGGCGGCACTGGAAGATTTGCTGGCAATCGCCGAGCGTCTGTCGGCGCGCTTCCCGGAGTTGCCGCTGTACTTTGATCTGGGCGAGCTGCGCGGTTACCACTACCACACCGGTGTGGTGTTCGCGGTGTTCGTGCCGGGCGTTGGCCAGTCCATCGCTCAGGGCGGTCGCTACGACGACATCGGCGCCGATTTCGGTCGCGCCCGTCCGGCGACTGGCTTTTCTACCGATTTGAAAACCCTGGTGACCCTGGGGCGTGCTGACATCGAGTTACCGTCTGGCGGTATCTGGATGCCTGACAGTACGGATGCGGCACTCTGGCAGCAGGTTTGCCAGTTGCGCAGTGAGGGTCAGCGTGTCGTTCAGGCTTTGCCTGGACAACCTTTGGCCGCCGCCCGTGATGCGGACTGCGACCGGCAATTGATTCAGCAGAACGGGCTTTGGCAAGTATCGCCACTGGCTTCTTGA
- a CDS encoding adenylosuccinate synthase — protein sequence MGKNVVVLGTQWGDEGKGKIVDLLTEHAAAVVRYQGGHNAGHTLVIDGEKTVLHLIPSGVLREGVQCLIGNGVVVAPDALLREITKLEEKGVPVRERLRISPSCPLILSFHVALDQAREKARGELKIGTTGRGIGPAYEDKVARRGLRVGDLLNMPRFEDKLRELVDYHNFMLVGYYKEPAIEFEKTLAECKEYAELLKPLMLDVTAELHDLRRAGKDIMFEGAQGSLLDIDHGTYPYVTSSNTTAGGVATGSGVGPMFLDYILGITKAYTTRVGSGPFPTELFDEVGAHLAKQGHEFGATTGRARRCGWFDAVILRRAIDVNSISGICLTKLDVLDGLETINICTGYKDAQGNAVAPTDADSYVGLQPVYEEVPGWTESTVGAKTLEELPANARAYIKRVEELIGAPIDIISTGPDRNETIVLRHPFA from the coding sequence ATGGGTAAGAATGTCGTAGTCCTGGGCACCCAATGGGGTGATGAGGGCAAAGGCAAGATCGTTGATCTGCTGACCGAACATGCTGCCGCCGTAGTGCGCTACCAAGGTGGCCACAACGCTGGCCACACGCTGGTGATCGACGGCGAAAAAACCGTCCTGCACCTGATCCCGTCGGGCGTGCTGCGCGAAGGCGTGCAGTGCCTGATCGGCAACGGCGTGGTGGTTGCACCTGACGCCCTGCTGCGCGAGATCACCAAGCTGGAAGAGAAAGGCGTACCGGTGCGTGAGCGTCTGCGTATCAGCCCGTCCTGCCCGCTGATCCTGTCCTTCCACGTGGCGCTGGACCAGGCCCGTGAAAAGGCCCGTGGCGAGCTGAAGATCGGTACCACCGGTCGCGGCATTGGCCCGGCTTACGAAGACAAGGTTGCACGTCGTGGCCTGCGTGTTGGCGATCTGCTGAACATGCCGCGCTTCGAAGACAAGCTGCGTGAACTGGTGGATTACCACAACTTCATGCTGGTCGGTTACTACAAAGAGCCGGCCATCGAGTTCGAGAAAACCCTGGCCGAGTGCAAGGAATACGCTGAGCTGCTCAAGCCGCTGATGCTGGACGTGACGGCCGAGCTGCACGACCTGCGTCGCGCCGGCAAAGACATCATGTTCGAAGGCGCCCAAGGTTCGTTGCTCGACATCGACCACGGTACCTACCCGTACGTGACCAGCTCCAACACCACCGCTGGTGGCGTGGCGACCGGTTCGGGCGTTGGCCCGATGTTCCTCGACTACATCCTGGGCATCACCAAGGCTTACACCACTCGCGTCGGTTCGGGTCCATTCCCGACTGAGCTGTTTGACGAAGTCGGTGCGCACCTGGCCAAACAAGGTCACGAGTTCGGCGCTACCACCGGCCGTGCCCGTCGTTGCGGCTGGTTTGACGCCGTTATCCTGCGTCGCGCTATCGATGTGAACAGCATCTCGGGCATCTGCCTGACCAAGCTGGACGTACTCGACGGCCTGGAAACCATCAACATCTGCACCGGCTACAAAGATGCACAAGGCAACGCCGTTGCGCCGACCGACGCTGACAGCTACGTAGGCCTGCAGCCTGTGTACGAAGAAGTACCGGGCTGGACCGAATCGACCGTGGGCGCCAAAACCCTGGAAGAGCTGCCGGCCAACGCCCGTGCCTACATCAAACGCGTTGAAGAGTTGATCGGCGCGCCGATCGACATTATTTCGACGGGCCCGGACCGCAACGAAACCATCGTTCTGCGTCATCCGTTCGCTTGA
- a CDS encoding methyl-accepting chemotaxis protein, producing the protein MSAVLSLLQSRLLRPVFVTLGIALLVQVLVAVALTRSTVTALEADLAVRLGADSQKLSGELEQAGREVTSSLDNLSTSTRQRLTAGLSSRLKDEQAQLRTTLEKDLKDSANDMAQLLASVAPRAMWDSDVPTLSEFARRAQRNPNVLFVVYDDATGQHLTRYLNRENPINKALLEKGQGERALDKVLDAAKNDPSVYYLEASINPNGVEIGKVLMGVSTASVETDLAALDKRFSALIASSDQLVGDSLKGAAADSAAAMQARLQSAQSTAAEMKANTARTVQDAAATLRWRIGLGLALVGCGVLLLLAVVLGHRVVNRLKMLNAAMDDLAAGEGDLTKRVQINSKDEIGDMASAVNRFVDKLQPIVREAGDVAQRTGVEIGAMTLRNAGADAAAGMQRDEVAESLRALSQMADEAQSESHAMQAALRQVVDIRQATDENTRTSAKVGSLIEALAGQVDTGAKVIERLAQQSEQIEVVLTVIHGIAEQTNLLALNAAIEAARAGETGRGFAVVADEVRALASKTQSSTGDIQAHIVALQQGAREAVEAIGQAGRQASEGLLVLRDSARLQQSVQASVEQVHAAIGLATQAAAHQAQGAQAVRGRVETIHAQAEKAAQAVVETTASGKVLDGLAAQLKASLGQFRA; encoded by the coding sequence GTGTCGGCCGTTCTCTCACTGTTACAAAGCCGTTTATTGCGCCCTGTATTCGTTACCCTTGGTATCGCCCTTTTGGTGCAGGTGTTGGTGGCAGTCGCCCTGACACGGAGCACCGTCACGGCGCTGGAAGCTGATCTGGCCGTGCGCCTCGGTGCTGACAGCCAGAAGCTTTCCGGCGAACTGGAGCAGGCCGGGCGTGAAGTCACGTCGAGCCTCGATAACCTGTCCACCAGCACCCGTCAGCGTCTGACGGCTGGTTTGTCCTCGCGTCTGAAGGACGAACAGGCGCAACTGCGTACGACACTCGAAAAGGATCTGAAGGATTCGGCCAATGACATGGCCCAATTACTCGCCTCGGTCGCACCTCGCGCCATGTGGGACAGCGATGTACCGACCTTGTCCGAATTTGCCCGGCGTGCCCAGCGCAATCCCAATGTGCTGTTCGTGGTCTACGACGACGCCACGGGGCAGCATCTGACGCGTTATCTCAATCGCGAAAACCCGATCAACAAGGCCTTGCTCGAAAAGGGCCAGGGCGAGCGTGCGCTGGATAAAGTGCTGGACGCGGCGAAGAACGATCCGTCGGTTTACTACCTCGAAGCGTCGATCAACCCGAACGGCGTGGAAATCGGCAAGGTGCTGATGGGGGTTTCCACCGCTTCGGTCGAGACCGATCTGGCGGCGCTCGACAAGCGCTTCTCGGCGCTGATTGCCAGCAGCGATCAGTTGGTCGGCGACAGCCTCAAGGGCGCCGCCGCTGACAGTGCCGCAGCAATGCAGGCGCGTCTGCAGTCGGCGCAGTCCACTGCCGCCGAAATGAAAGCCAACACGGCGCGTACCGTGCAGGACGCTGCCGCAACCCTGCGCTGGCGGATCGGTTTGGGCCTGGCGCTGGTCGGCTGTGGCGTGCTGTTGCTGCTGGCGGTGGTACTCGGGCATCGGGTGGTCAATCGTCTGAAGATGCTCAACGCGGCAATGGACGATCTGGCGGCGGGTGAGGGCGATCTGACCAAGCGTGTGCAGATCAACAGCAAGGACGAGATCGGTGACATGGCCTCGGCGGTCAATCGCTTTGTGGATAAGTTGCAACCGATCGTGCGCGAGGCGGGCGATGTCGCCCAGCGTACCGGCGTGGAAATCGGCGCGATGACCCTGCGCAATGCCGGCGCCGATGCGGCGGCGGGGATGCAGCGTGATGAAGTGGCGGAAAGCTTGCGTGCGTTGTCGCAAATGGCCGACGAAGCGCAATCGGAAAGCCACGCGATGCAGGCGGCGTTGAGGCAGGTTGTGGATATTCGCCAGGCCACTGACGAAAACACGCGCACGTCGGCCAAGGTTGGCAGTTTGATCGAGGCGTTGGCGGGGCAAGTCGATACCGGGGCTAAGGTCATCGAGCGGCTGGCGCAGCAGAGTGAGCAGATTGAAGTGGTGTTGACGGTGATTCACGGGATCGCCGAACAAACGAATTTGTTGGCATTGAACGCAGCCATTGAAGCGGCGCGGGCGGGCGAGACCGGACGTGGTTTCGCCGTGGTCGCGGACGAGGTTCGGGCGTTGGCGAGCAAGACGCAAAGTTCGACTGGCGATATTCAGGCGCACATTGTCGCGTTGCAGCAGGGCGCGCGTGAGGCAGTGGAAGCGATCGGTCAGGCTGGACGTCAGGCCAGCGAAGGTTTGCTGGTGCTGCGCGACAGTGCGCGGCTGCAGCAGTCGGTACAGGCTTCGGTCGAGCAGGTGCATGCGGCGATTGGTCTGGCGACGCAGGCCGCTGCGCATCAGGCGCAGGGGGCGCAGGCAGTGCGTGGGCGGGTCGAGACGATCCATGCTCAGGCCGAGAAAGCGGCTCAGGCGGTGGTGGAAACCACGGCCAGTGGCAAGGTGCTGGATGGTCTGGCGGCGCAGCTCAAGGCGAGTCTGGGGCAGTTCAGGGCTTGA
- a CDS encoding iron ABC transporter permease: MTASLSAPAARGGYVPRRKRPSIWLVLPVLLLVVLSLLPLAYVGLKAWQAGWAEALHLLWRPYVFGLLRNTLALMVGVTLTCGVIGLSLAWLLERSNLPGRRLWGVILCLPFAVPAFVSSFTWVSLSAQFEGLGGAILVMSLSKYPLIFLPVAATLRNLDPSLEESARTLGQNRWGVFFRVTLPLLWPSLLAGSLLIALHMLVEFGALSIIGLQTFTTAIYQQFELEFSNANAAMLSAVLLALCLVLLWLELRVRGKGRHVRTGQGAARQAEQVRLGRWAAVGQLYCLMLAIVGSGIPLGMLVYWLAVGSSAAFPVAAITEALLSSLALSLGGAALCLVLAVPVGLLVVRYKGQLAIWAERLPYLLHALPGLVIALTLVYFALHYVPALYQTSGLLLIAYALLFLPLAQAPIRTALNKAAPQLEEAARTLGASSFTAFCRVTLPIIFPALGAAFALVFLDAMKELTATLLLSPTGLNTLATEVWAHTANVEFAAAAPYAALLILVSGLPVYLLTTRMYLSR, encoded by the coding sequence ATGACCGCATCGTTATCCGCCCCCGCCGCGCGCGGGGGTTACGTGCCACGGCGCAAGCGCCCGTCGATCTGGCTGGTGCTGCCGGTACTGTTACTGGTGGTGCTGAGCCTGTTGCCGCTGGCCTACGTTGGCCTGAAAGCCTGGCAGGCGGGCTGGGCCGAGGCGCTGCACTTGCTGTGGCGCCCATATGTGTTCGGCCTGCTGCGCAACACCTTGGCACTGATGGTGGGCGTGACGCTGACCTGCGGTGTGATCGGCCTGTCGCTGGCGTGGTTGCTGGAGCGCAGTAATTTGCCCGGGCGACGCCTGTGGGGTGTGATCCTGTGTCTGCCGTTCGCGGTGCCGGCGTTCGTCAGCAGCTTCACCTGGGTCTCCTTGAGCGCGCAGTTCGAAGGACTCGGCGGAGCGATTCTGGTGATGAGCCTGTCGAAATATCCGCTGATCTTTTTGCCGGTTGCAGCGACCCTGCGCAATCTTGATCCCTCCCTTGAAGAATCCGCCCGCACGCTGGGCCAAAACCGCTGGGGCGTGTTTTTCCGCGTCACCCTGCCGCTGCTCTGGCCGTCTCTGCTGGCCGGCTCGCTGCTGATTGCCCTGCACATGCTGGTGGAGTTCGGCGCACTGTCGATCATCGGCCTGCAAACTTTCACTACCGCGATCTATCAGCAGTTCGAACTGGAATTCAGTAACGCCAACGCGGCGATGCTGTCTGCGGTGTTGCTGGCGCTATGTCTGGTGCTGCTATGGCTCGAATTGCGCGTACGCGGCAAGGGCCGGCATGTGCGCACCGGGCAAGGTGCGGCGCGCCAGGCCGAGCAGGTTCGACTGGGACGGTGGGCCGCTGTCGGTCAGTTGTATTGCCTGATGCTGGCGATTGTCGGCAGCGGGATTCCGCTGGGGATGCTGGTGTACTGGCTTGCGGTGGGGTCCTCGGCGGCCTTCCCGGTCGCGGCGATTACCGAAGCACTGCTGTCGTCGCTGGCACTCTCGCTGGGTGGCGCGGCGTTGTGCCTGGTACTGGCGGTGCCGGTCGGATTGCTGGTGGTGCGATACAAAGGCCAACTGGCGATCTGGGCCGAGCGCCTGCCGTACCTGCTGCACGCGCTGCCGGGGCTGGTGATTGCGCTGACGCTGGTGTATTTCGCCCTGCACTACGTGCCGGCGCTGTATCAGACATCCGGGCTGCTGCTGATCGCTTATGCGCTGCTGTTTCTGCCACTGGCTCAAGCGCCGATTCGTACCGCGCTGAACAAGGCTGCACCGCAGCTGGAAGAAGCGGCGCGTACGCTGGGCGCTTCATCATTCACGGCATTTTGCCGGGTGACGCTGCCGATCATCTTCCCGGCCTTGGGCGCGGCGTTTGCGCTGGTGTTTCTGGATGCGATGAAGGAACTGACCGCGACTTTGCTGCTGAGTCCGACCGGGCTCAACACCCTGGCGACCGAGGTCTGGGCGCATACCGCGAATGTCGAATTCGCAGCGGCGGCGCCTTATGCGGCGTTGTTGATTTTGGTATCCGGGCTACCGGTTTATTTACTGACGACCCGGATGTATCTGAGCCGCTGA
- a CDS encoding extracellular solute-binding protein has product MTFRNTLRRSLTFTLLGLALATPLTQAADAVSLTLYNGQHKEVGDAIAKAFEAKTGIHVNVRKGSSNQLASQVIEEGDRSPADVIYTEESPPLNNLGELGLLAKTDDATLAVLPKTYVAGNGTWIGVTARVRVVAYNPKLVDEKDLPKSVMEFSDPKWQGKVGFVPTSGAFQEQAVAIIKLHGRDAAEEWLTGLRAFGKTYSNNMVALKAVENGEVATVLVNNYYWFALQREKGKLDSKLHYFTGGDVGGLITVSSAAVLKSSKHPKEAQQFLAYMASEEGQRVITQTTAEYPLHKGMESDRGLKPFSELEAPNVTPADLGNAEEALDLEREVGLN; this is encoded by the coding sequence ATGACGTTTCGAAATACCCTGCGCCGAAGCCTGACCTTCACCCTCCTCGGCCTGGCGCTCGCCACTCCCCTCACCCAGGCTGCCGATGCGGTTTCCCTGACTCTCTACAACGGCCAGCACAAGGAAGTCGGCGACGCGATCGCCAAAGCCTTCGAAGCCAAGACCGGCATTCACGTCAATGTGCGCAAAGGCAGCAGCAATCAACTCGCCAGCCAGGTCATCGAAGAAGGCGACCGCTCTCCTGCCGACGTGATCTACACCGAAGAATCGCCACCACTGAACAATCTCGGCGAACTCGGCCTGCTGGCCAAGACCGATGATGCCACTCTGGCGGTTCTGCCAAAGACATACGTTGCCGGCAACGGCACCTGGATCGGCGTCACCGCGCGGGTTCGAGTGGTCGCTTACAACCCGAAACTGGTCGATGAAAAAGACCTGCCGAAATCGGTAATGGAATTCTCCGATCCGAAGTGGCAGGGCAAAGTCGGCTTCGTACCCACCAGCGGCGCGTTCCAGGAACAGGCCGTGGCGATCATCAAGCTGCACGGTCGTGACGCCGCCGAAGAATGGCTGACCGGCCTGCGCGCATTCGGCAAGACCTACAGCAACAACATGGTTGCGCTCAAAGCCGTGGAAAACGGCGAAGTCGCCACCGTTCTGGTGAACAACTACTACTGGTTCGCCCTGCAGCGTGAGAAAGGCAAACTTGATTCGAAGCTGCATTACTTCACCGGCGGTGACGTCGGCGGCCTGATCACCGTATCCAGCGCAGCCGTGCTGAAATCCAGCAAACATCCAAAAGAAGCCCAGCAATTTCTTGCCTACATGGCCAGCGAAGAAGGCCAGCGCGTGATCACCCAGACCACCGCCGAATATCCGCTGCACAAAGGTATGGAATCTGATCGCGGCCTCAAGCCGTTCAGCGAACTGGAAGCGCCGAACGTCACTCCTGCCGATCTGGGCAATGCTGAAGAAGCGCTGGATCTGGAACGTGAAGTTGGCTTGAACTGA